The Micropterus dolomieu isolate WLL.071019.BEF.003 ecotype Adirondacks linkage group LG23, ASM2129224v1, whole genome shotgun sequence DNA window TGCCTTTTTCTCCGTCATTCACCAAGTGGGCATGATTGTGTTATTCAGCGTGTGCTTCTTCCCGAtactctctgtttttgtttacatctACCTGGACATCCTGAAGATAGCCTGCATCCACCAGAAGCAGATCTGCCAAGTGAGGCAAGCTTGTTCCAGGAGTACTGACCACCATGGCCATGAATATTACGAGCATCACCACCAGCATCAGCAGCTGAGGAGCGGTTACTGGAGCCATGTCAAGGCCCTGAGGACGGTGGCGGTGCTTGTGGGCTGCTTCTTGGTCCTTTGGTGCCCCTTCTTTGTGGCGTGCATAGTGCACCTTCTGTGTAAAAGCTGCGAACTCACAGACGTGTTGGAGAATTATCTGTGGCTGTTGGGACTATCCAATTCACTCATCAACCCCCTGGTGTACGCGTTCTGGCAAAGGGAGGTGCGGCTGCAGTTAGCAGCCATGTTTTCCTGCTTTACAGGAAGGTCGTGGGCTGCTGGATCACCAGGCGTCACAGAAAGATGTGACTCACAGCCACCTGTGCTTACTCAAGCTGATGTTTCAGGTGGAGATACCCTCAACCCTTCACTGTTGCGCTCAATTATCCCTAACGACAAGGCTCACACTGTGCCTCTATCTGCCACGACCAGCTTGTGAAAGAAACCAGAGAAGCGGTGGAAACAAAAGCATGACTAGAGTGTGTTATCACTGTGATATTCTAGATACAGAAAGGGACATACAACATAAACAACTTGTTTTAAGACCGGAGAAAAGTGAGCTCCACTATCACCCTATCTTTCTGAAATGCTGAAACATGTCCCTGTCCAAATTTAACCTACCAGTTAGTAAAATATGAGGACTACTTTAGTGGCCTTGACATTGTGCCACGTGTCCCCTCAAAAGGTGAATATCTTTCTTCTGAATATGAAATTAATAGGTTAAGCTCTAATTCTGAATAAGACCTGAACAGGACTCTGACTTACATGGGTACTAGCTTTAACTTTACTTTGACTTTAAATTGATTCATGAATTTGACCTCATTTATTCACAACCACAGTTATTTTTGGaatcttttttaaatactgGAGTTGAGAGTTGATATTGTTCTTCTTCAGCACTTACCCAGGGACCAATTATTAAGATGTTTTGGGGAAACACAGCCTTAATACTCCAGGGGTTTGTGAGCCAAAAATAAGAATATCAAGTATTACTTTCCGTATTCAATCTTGATACACTGATTATAAACCATCCAGTTCCTTTCAGCCTGGGCCCAATCTAGACCTGACAACTAATAAACTTTTAAAGTCAAAAcattctctccctttcttttgaTCTATGTAATGCAATGTAATGTACTCTTGGTTTTCGAACTATCCATCATCATGTGTTTAGTACTAATGTATCTGTGAAATACATTGGCAGTGAATGCATAACAAAAATCATGTGCCATTCAAGATAAATCACTTGTAGCATTATGGTCAGTTCGTCGCTCCACCActttagtccagactgaaatagctCAACAACTATCACATAGATTGTCTTGACAttttgtgcagacattcatgatccccagaggaGGAATTCGAcggactttggtgatcccctgacttttcctgttATAAAAAGAGAATCTATGAAATAATTCagaatcaaatataaaatataacagaaagTAGAATATGGTTTTGACTAAAATGTCAAGATGAATTGTAATCATCTTAGTAACCATATAGTGCCACCATcagattaaaattttaatttgtctaaCGCAAAACTGATCCCATCAGCTCTGTGGTGGCTACTTTCTTTTCAGTGTATggtagcaaatgttagcatacctgctaaacattagcatgttagcatcatCACTGTGACCAAATACATCCTTACAAAGCCACTAGCATGACTGtagattttaaattatattgaaATTTTGACCGTCATTTCTCTTTCTCCAGTTATGATAACAGTGTACACACCAAAGTAATGATTCTGAGATCTGGTACTGTGGAAACATGGCTAATAAGAAGCCAGACTGGGCAAAAAACATGACAACCACAGGTTAGCCAAACTTATTTGCAAGAGAAAATAAAGGTGAGCTATGAAAATAAGATCCAAGTTATATTaaaccagtgttttttttcctttcagaaCACATTTGTGCAACAGGCGACGTCTTTTATACAAAAGATCTTATACAAAGAAGAGCAGCTTGTGCTTGTCAGTCCTGCTGAGAACACAGACTATCCACCTCTGCTGATGTTCCCTATGTTGAATCACAGTGGGCCGATGACTCATAAAAGTGACAGCACTACAGTTTAATTTAGATAGTTGGTTCCCAGTGAAACCAGAGGGGTCACAGGTCAGTAGCAGCAGAGGGCAGGAAAGAGTTCAACGGTCCAGTTTCACAGACTCTGACATGTTCCTGATTAAGTCCGCAAGGGTTCAGGCCTGTCCCACTGAGGAATCAGTGAAAGTATGAGGGCGCTCActgacattttgagccctttatacACACTTATTGGAAGTTTAATATCCTGCAGAGACTTGCAGAGGACTACAGAAGCCCTGGGAGGCTTAAGTCTAATCAAAAGTGTGTTctcctgtgtttcctgtgttatGATTGAAGAACATGTTGGTGTCCTGGTTTTGCCAGGATAATCTTTCTAATTTCCTTTTTCATCTTTGAAACAGGTGAGGGGGGGATACCTTGAAGTTAACTTGTAAAGGTGGGCTTTAATTTTATAAAACAGAGATATATACCTCCTTGGTGTTTGTTTTGGTACCtaccaaaaatgtaaatgtatttttctgcaATGACCGTTGAATTTGTGGTTCCAGCTGATACTGTCATTATTCGTAAAGTGATTGGTCAAATATCTGTGTGACCAGGAACTAAACAGTTTCAGCCACACAGGCCCTTGCATAGTACCATCTGTGATTTGAGCACTCCCTGTGTTACATCGTGACTCTGCATGTAACAGGGTAACGTACAAAGTGGCGAGGTTACAGGATTacttgttgctgtgtgtttggaCAGACTTATAATTTGCAACCATCATATCCCTACCTATAAAAGAGAAACAGCTAACGTCCTCCTTTCAATAGTTTATGCAGGAGCTGCCATTTACTCAGCAGGTGTTGAAATAACATAAATGAATAGGAACATCTGTTGGATTTTATAATAATGTTGCCAAGCTAGACTAACTGGCTTGATGAGTTGAAAGTGATGGCCATCTTTTGAAGCTGCACTTCCTCAGTCTGCAGATGCTTCACCTTATATCATCATTTTGCTGTGATGTAGGCCACTATTCCTGACGTTTACCACTGGGAAAAAAATGAACTAATATTCTTATCCAGCATTTGATACTACAGTAATCTCAAAATTTGAGTGCCAACTTTTCATTACTGTATTTTGGCTTTAGGTTTTTGTTAACTCTTCTGTGCCGAGTAAAATAGGCATGGCAAGATCACAGATAACATGCAGTAAAGGTCATGAGACAGACTGGAACCCATGGCATTATGaataaattgtgtttattgGCCCAAGGATCCGCTTTGGTTTATATTGCTTTATTACATCCATGTGATTTATTAGCCTTAAACTGATGGTTAAGAGCGGCCACTATTGcacatttaatatttagatAACGATTCAGTCATGTAAACTTCCTTGGTTGCTTGAAAATATCGTCGGCTTTGTGTGTCAGCAGTCTCTTTCAAAAAAGCAGTTAAGTATGGTGATGTCAGAGATTTGATGGTGGGGTTAGATAGCTAACATTTACTTTAGACTAACAGACTGCAGTCTCCACATAAAACCTAGCAGCTGAGCTGGAAATAGAGCCAATTTACCCTTGGTTCTTTTGTCACGCTGTGACATGCATTGGCTTTCAGCAGTGCCCAGCAGGATCATCCTGGGTTCTTTGTGTATAAACCTAAACTGGACCTGTGTTTTTGAACATATAACTGTGTCTGGGATGACAAACAATAAGGCAAATCCCAGGTTAcaagatgtttgttttaatagttttggtCATAATTTCTATCAGTAATAATCAGTGTTTGGCAAGTTACTTGAAAAATAGGTACTTACATTATATTGCTTGGGCTCATTCCTATGTTACCAGGGTCCTATCTCAAAGGGCCATAAGTAAGAGCTACTTTCATTGTACAAATTGCAGAAATAACGAAGGGAGATGGACATTTCAAATGCAGTTTGAATGGTAAAAATGTGTTCAGCCACTGTGGAGATATCAATGTCTAAAGTCAAGAAAACTGTCTTGCCTGCAAATTTGAGGGCGTTGGTGCAAAATAAGTGTAGCATAAGATCAGTAAGCTATAAGCTGTAGGTGGATAAATTCAACATATTGGCCCAGAGAGCACAACATTGAAAGGTATCCTTAATGTGTCATGTTAAGAGGATATTAAGCTGGGGAACACCCCCGATTGCTTAAGGATCAGCCGGACTCCTTCAATGGtgtctttaaaaaaagtctCCACACCAACACATCACTCACATATCTGGTATTAACCGTACAGAAATTGAGAAGAAGACATTGTGGTTTAACTACCAGCCAATCTACAGTTTAGAGGTATAAGGACATCATCAACACGTAGCTTAGCCCTCAGTGACTGCAAGCAGCACTCCGGATGACCCGTCCTCACAGGGAGACTCCAACTCTGAAAAAACAGGTGATTCCTAAATGTAGGATTACTAGGCTTGGGCAGTAGTTTGTCATTGCAGCATCTATGCCATTGTCTAGCTTCAATGCTGGGAGTCTAATACGCAATTAGCTTACTTAGATGAGTCTTGCTGGGTGTGAATACAAGCACCTTCTTAGATTCTTGCTGGAGGACCCAGTGATACTTGTTGATGCAGCGAACACCAACACATCAGTGACTAAGTGAGAAAGTAATGTGCGCATAGATTTTGATGAATACAGTGTTATCATAAGGGATAGAAATTAGGGCCAAATTAAATGTACTCTTGTAGTTGACAAGTTTGTGTGAACAGAAGTTAATAGCAGTAGAAATTCATTGTATAAAACAGAATGAAGACACACGGAAAtgcaaaatattattatttattaacaaactCCTGACAAAAATGACTGAGAAAGAagtgaaagaaaacatttactcTGAATTACTTGACTGCAGACTGTTGGATCATGATGAGATGTccgtaaaatatatatttttagtagACAGGAATGCTCTACGAAACTGAAAATCATCTAACTCATCAACTCAAAACTACAAACCCAAACAGTTTAGTAATTGCAACGCTTAAATTACAACCCCGAGGTAGatgttgaatgtgtgtgtgtgtgtatgtgtgtgtgttttgtgtgctaGCTGCGCTGCTGCTTCTGCATCCTCAGCGGGCTGAAGAACGGGTGCCACAGCGCCTCCTCCAGGGTGATCCGTCTGCACACGTCGTACTCCAACATGCAGCTGAGCAGGTCGAACAGCTGCCTCTCTTCCTCGCTGTTCCTTTGGATGTAATGCTGAAAGACAGATAGTTAACAGACTCAGACTTTCCACTGCTGCCTCCGCTACCTCACGGCTGCAGATGATTGGCTGATCTGAGTAGTGTGTACCTTCAGAGGTTTACAGTGTTGTCTGTAATCATCAGAGGAGCTCTGCTCGTCCCAGTTCAGACGCTCGTTGTGCACATAATCTGGCTTTCTGCAGAAAATGATGTACACATACAGgtaaaggtgtgttcagaccAAACGCCAAGCTGATTTTTGCCTTGCGTTACTCACATGAATACAGCCGCTTGCAGTGTGTTTTGGACTATTTTGCAACCTGCCAAACAAGAGCCAGTGGGAGTGCTCCTTCAAGAAAGGAGAAGGGGCTTTCATCCATAGATATCACCTACCTTAGCAACGTTTATCTCTGCAATCAACCATGGCAGAAATAACCACTGCCTTTTACCTGTCACACCGTCCCAAAGACGACGGAATAGTTCTtttgttctgtctctgtgtagTAAAGATGTTGAATCCTTCGCTGATAAGCTTTCACGAAAGTTGAAACTATCAGTTCTATTTACGTCTTTGTATCGACTCTGTATGTAATCGCACCATGCGAAAAATTAGTTTCACGTTTGGTCTGAACACACGTTTATACAGTGGTTAGTTGCAGTTGCAACACTTTTTCAACTCACTTTCTCCCCACCAACACTCCACTTCAAGTCACACTTTCAGCCGAGGAGAGCAAATTTGTAGTTATCTGGTGGCTCATCCTTCCGAGTCCCTTGTTTCGCCTATATTTTTCCCCTTCCCCTTTTTGGGCGTATCTGCAGGCCACCGGGCAGGTGTTCGTCAGCGATAGTTCTTGGAGCTCCCCACACACCTGAAGTCAATCTACTAATCACCACTGCTGATTTATACCCGccatcagcagtctgtcatgtttttttcttggaacctcgacggaggtgaggtgacatgaaaaaaagtacctggaagcaggtacaggtgcaacatttctacaatggaaaaccaaacaaaggcgagtcgagccaaagggcctccgctcagactagcttggtctGAGGGCGTGCCTGcacccgctagccgcttggcaagctttatgacgcattttcattgtgacgtcacaagtaaaggaagtgaagggctggactacaaacgagctgttttcaagcagttcagagcagagttttctgtgggagatgggaactccctttgggcttttcattttgcaaacctgtttcatgcacaaaaaagatatataactcgataaaggagaggggaagagccaaaaaccataataccacctctttaagaacaGGGCATAAATAGATTATTTCTGACGCTTTCAATCATAAGCAGGAAACCTctgctgttttgtgttgttattCCCCTGTAGGTACACAATCCTCTAATTTTGTCATCTAAAATCACTATATGAATGTTTATGTGTAatctttttgaaaatgttctgaTGACTTGTGAAAATCTGTGCAGTTTATAAACTTTCATTCACCTGTTTTAGTGGAAACACCAGCATGTGACTTTCACATCAGTCATTGCTGCCAGTGAATAGACAAGACATCAGATCTGTGTGTAGCGATGAGACTATAACCTTCCTCaaattaatacatgaaacaaacataaacGCCATGCCGTTCTTTTAATTATGTTACCTTGCCCTCTTTCTCTGTAGtggtttaaagaggtggtatttttgctctttttcaggttcaaaatcttatttaggggtcgtaccagaacatgtttacatggttaattttcaaataacaccatatttttgtcatactgcacattgctgcagctcctcttttcaccctgtgttgaaggctatGGAGttattttagctatggagtgatacatcttccctctacatgatctttgttggaagttgcacatcctgcagttcctagttaaggactactcgccaatcagaagcagagagggGCGGGTCAGCGTGAATCAgtaaacagcttcggttcagctgtacatgttgccgaccagcttggcaacatggactggagcaagagtttcagagcggtgagttattaatctgtaacaagtgtctttcatccataaagttttaactgagctctgtctctacatcacaggaacaactttaaatccactgactgcctggagggtaggtagtgtttggaagggagaggagagctgtgtgctgcagctcactgtttttgagggtgtgtcgaACTAGCCGcatggcgagcgttatatgacgTGCATTTTgcagggaaacggctggactacaaacgagctgtttacAGGCAGTTCAGAACAGAGTTTTCtgagggagatgggaactccctttgggctttttcactttgcaaacctgttacatgcacaaaaaagatatataacttaTTAAAGGAGAGGCAAAAAGCCATAAAGCATAATACCTCCTCTTTAacagcatgtacagtatatgtgtgtgtgtttgtttggtcaCCTGGTCTGTTTCAGCTGGTGGGGGGGGATCGGTCCCAGGACTTTCTCCATCATGGCCAGATGTTCTTTGCTGTCATGGGTCTGAAACAACAGACAGGCAGGGCAGAAAAACTTACtattgtttcagtgtgtgtgtgtgtgtctgtgtgcgtgtgtttataTGTACCATGAAGAGTGTACGTCCCAGGTAAAACTCCATAAGAACACAGCCCAGACTCCAAACATCACACGACTGGTTCCAGCCCAGATCtgagcagaaacacacaaagttAAAACTGAGAAGATGGATTATTTGACATGCAGTAGCAATTTTGACATGCAGTAGcaattttgtgcatgtgtgtttgtgagttgtGTGCGTACCCAGAATGATCTCTGGAGCTCGGTAGTGACGTGTTGACACCAGGGATTCATGGTGTTCGTGGTCAAATTTGGCTGTGCCAAAATCCACCACCTTAACATCCAGACTCCTCAGTTTCCTCTCCTCACacttctgacacacacacacacacacacacagctaaacaTCCTTAATTACTTAACAAACctgtctgttaacagacagaaagattTTGCAAAACTCTTACTGTCTCATCATTGTACTCCAGGTCGAAGTCAGAGCAGACAAACAGGATGTTCTCTGGCTTCAGATCTGTGTGGGTCAACTTGTTACGATGCAGGACTgtaaaatgcacacaaaaacacacatcgTTATTGTGTGTCACAGTTCAGCATTGCACCAAATGAGTGGGTTTATGTTACCAGGTTTGTGTTACCAGGTTCCAAATCCAAAtgtaaattaaacttttttggcatttttacatAATACTTGACAAAACGTATTAATGGGCTAATTTTCAGTTGACTTGAAATCACAGAAACCAATTGTTCTGCTGTGTAATGTAGAATATTTCAGATTGTCCATGGTCGTGCCGCATACAGTTGGACTTAATTAAATGATTGGCTGATGTCACCCAAAAGAGCAAGTTGCTGTTGAACAAACTGTGGTGACAGAAACAAAGTGATCAGAGCCGTACAAAGTACGAGAAGCTCCGATTCCAAGATCACTACCATGAAAAGTTACAAATAATGacgaggtcagaggtcacagggCTGTTTAAAAgtggcacacacatacacacttgacTCACAGCAGACGGCTCTGAAGATCTGGAAGGCCATGTGTCTGATCTGCTCTACGCTGAATGGGAGGAACTTGTTCTGTCGGAGAAACTCAAAGGTGCTGAGGCCGAGCAGCTCGAACACGATACAGATGTGACCTTCATGCTCGAACCAGTCCAACATCCTCACACAGGCACTGACGGGACAGAGTCAGTGACGTTTGCATGAGGCGTAGCATTTTTAAGCTGAAGAATTAATATGCTTATAGCTTGTTTTACAAGTGCCAATTAAAAGCCCAGCTATCCTTACCTTTAGCATGCATAACAAGGACATgaaagttttaatttaatgctTTTAGAGGGCAAGTCACCCTCCATTTACTCTGAGGGTCTGCTGCAGCCACACTCACAATATGTTGTCATCATCCAGGCTGTTGATCTCCTGCAGCACTGCGATCTCAGACCTCGCTACTTCATGGAAACACTCCGTGTTCCTCATAATCTTCACGGCTACATGCTCCTCTctgttgaacacacacacacacacacacattcaatttACATGCTGATGAAACAGTTTCTGGTTTCTGTATAATAACTCAAGATGTTTTCATGATGGGTGGAAACCAAAAAAGCAAGAAGATTGGACAGATCTGACATTAAGAGTCTTATCACAAAGATTACAAATTGTAAGGTTCATTAAGCGTGCATGCTTACTTGTCTCTATCAATGCACTCCACCACTTTTCCAAAGGCTCCTACTCCTAGTGTAAATACCACCTCATCTGCAGAGGACAGAAACATTTGGGTTAGCCATGTAATCAACAATGACTTAAAAGGCAAACCTAATGGTCagtgcaaaaaaataaagaggttATTTCACCCACCACAAAAGGATTTTATgtaggaggaggaaaaaaacaggaaGTATT harbors:
- the LOC123963557 gene encoding glucose-dependent insulinotropic receptor: MSFFSGHASTVNMIPDNMDSNEPATQGDVRPRVMGLILSVASCLIISTNLLVAAALLKLLHKKSSQSWCFVLNLALADVLVGVAITGLATEDFNSNNITQNQQSHVTAEPPANATPAAQGKARCLMRMAFVTSPCTASIMSMFLISLDRYAAIKMPLRYSQLSGKGTAVGSLLALWISSLTLGFLPVMVRQLQADGYNGFCAFFSVIHQVGMIVLFSVCFFPILSVFVYIYLDILKIACIHQKQICQVRQACSRSTDHHGHEYYEHHHQHQQLRSGYWSHVKALRTVAVLVGCFLVLWCPFFVACIVHLLCKSCELTDVLENYLWLLGLSNSLINPLVYAFWQREVRLQLAAMFSCFTGRSWAAGSPGVTERCDSQPPVLTQADVSGGDTLNPSLLRSIIPNDKAHTVPLSATTSL
- the LOC123963054 gene encoding dual specificity protein kinase CLK4-like, coding for MRVFIVFTQQGITSPSFLLIDVDDPKTDVHADRKTGNFNQRTLCTSTESGKSPDDNSLQLESAFLGDKAVNADDDGVQKSQKGKSCEDDEDGHLVYHIGLVLKNRYEVVFTLGVGAFGKVVECIDRDKEEHVAVKIMRNTECFHEVARSEIAVLQEINSLDDDNIFACVRMLDWFEHEGHICIVFELLGLSTFEFLRQNKFLPFSVEQIRHMAFQIFRAVCFLHRNKLTHTDLKPENILFVCSDFDLEYNDETKCEERKLRSLDVKVVDFGTAKFDHEHHESLVSTRHYRAPEIILDLGWNQSCDVWSLGCVLMEFYLGRTLFMTHDSKEHLAMMEKVLGPIPPHQLKQTRKPDYVHNERLNWDEQSSSDDYRQHCKPLKHYIQRNSEEERQLFDLLSCMLEYDVCRRITLEEALWHPFFSPLRMQKQQRS